One Chitinophagaceae bacterium genomic window, AAGCTATATCCCTGATCTATACCTAAATCATATTCAAAAGTTTCATTTTGACAAAGGATAAAGGCGTCTTCCAAAAACTGTCCGGGGAAATTCACTTTTATGGAATCAGTAGAAGTAAAACCGAACATATCTGTAACCGTAACAGCATAGACTCCGGTACTATTCACAGAAGTTGAAGAAGTTGTATCGCCATTTGACCAAAGATAACTGACAAACCAGGGTTTTTCAGCACTTAAAGGTTGAGCACAAAAACCATAATCAACACTAATGTCAGGCCCTAAATTTACAGGAGGGCTGTATTTAAACTGTAGATATTTTTCTATAAGGGCGATCTCAGTTGAGTCAGTACTATTTATAAAAATAATTTCTGAAATATTTCCATTTAAATGATAGGTTTCCCCATCATCTGTAGTGTTATTATAAGCTCCTACCAAAAAGCGATTGGGAGAAGTCATGTCATGACTGCCAATAATGTTAGACGTTCCTTTTAGCGTATTATTGTAAAAAAAGGAATTCGTATTAATGCTTCTTTTATTGACTCCTTTGAAAAAGGAGAAGTTATTGTTTTGTTTGGGTGTTGTAATATCTCTGTTTCCGCTATCCCTGTATTGCATAGTAAGTTGACTGTTCAGCGAGAAAAGAGCGTATCTGTTCGGGTTACCCGTTAAAATAGATTTGGCAAAAAATGTCCCTGTATTTGAAGTCATATTACCCACCACGAAAAATGTTCGGCTATCTGTACCAATATTTAAAATATTTCCACCATCAAGAAATTGGCTCCCGTTGAAGTTAATTGTAGGTTGATTATTTAATATACTGCCGGAAACTACGGTAGGTTGACGAGCACTTACAGTTTGTAACACATTATGGTTATTGCCACTTAAATCAAGCCATTCGCTTACATTATTCCCACTACCTAATTGCACATCATCTGCACGCAACCATAAGCTAAGAGAAGCAACTTCGTCGGCAAGCCAAAGTAAAGTAAATTTCCGTGAAGGTGTTTCTGCAAAATCATCACAAATATTAAAGGCTCTTACCCTCCAGTAATAGTCCTGATTGTCTGTCAAATTAATATCAATAGCATTTGTATTCACTAATGTGTCAATTAAAATAGTTGAAAAGCTTTCAACTTCACTGATTTGTAGTCTGTAGTAAAGTGCATTTTTAGCCGTATTCCATTCAAAAGAAACTTCATTCTCTGTTGTAATAAAATTATTTGTAGGTTGAAATCCGGTAAAATTTGCTACATCTTGTGCATCTGCCGGGGAAACAACCGTAACGGAATCATTGAAATTAGCTGTACATCCATTTGCTGTAAGTATATCTATTTCCACATTGTAATTGCCGGCATTTACATAGGTGTTTGAAACTTCTATACCTGAAGCAGTATTTGAATCCCCGAAATTCCAATTTACAGCAACTATGGAGTCACCAGTAGCTGCTGAGCTTAAACTTTGAAAGTTAACAGCAATGTTTTCACAGCCACCCAGAAAGCCAAACTCTGCTTGCGGTAATTCATAAATGACAATTTCTTTAGAAAATTCAGCATTACAACCAACGGCAGTTGAAGCGGTAAGGGTTACCTGATGAAGCCCGGAATTCAAAAATTCATAAACCGGATTTTCAACTGTATCTGTTTGACCATTTCCAAAATCCCAAAAATAATCGGTGATAATATCCGGTAAAATAGCCTGAGATTGATTAATAAAAGTGGTTTCAGTTCCGAGACATACAGAGTCTGCTGTAAACGAAACATTGGGTGATTTACCTATAATATCCACAAAAATACTGTCTGAAGCCTGACAACCATTTGAATTTATAACATTTAGAATGTAAGTGTCAGTAGAATCTATAACAATAGAAGGATTTGTAGATCCCGTACTCCAACTGTAACTTTGGACAAGCTGAGCACCTGTTGTTAATTCTATAGAGTTTCCTTCACATAATTGGACATCCGGCCCGAGAGAAATCTGGTTTTTAAAAGAATCCACTAAGACTTCAAAAGTATCGGATTGGAAAATACAATTATTAGAATCAGTAACAGTAAAGTAAACGCTGCCTTCCTGAGTCACATTCAAAAAGGGTTCTGTACTTCCGTTATTCCACAAAAAATCATAAGTTGCAGATGGTAAGCCGGTATCAAACAAAACAGAATCACCCAAACAAACAGTATAGCTTTCGTTAAAATTAAGATTACCCGGATAATTAAGTTGAATTGAGTCGGTAGAGGTATAGCCAAACCTGTCAGTAACTGTTACACTATAAGTGCCGGGTTGATTAGCTGTAATAGAGGAAGTTGTTTCACCGGTAGACCATAAATAACTGACATACCAGGGTTTTTCTGCTGAAATAGTTTGCGGGCAAAACCCATATTCTGCTGTAATGTCCGGACC contains:
- a CDS encoding PKD domain-containing protein — translated: YNNEISGTSVINAAQDMTSTNRFLVGAYNNPSDNGETYHLNGNISEIIFINSADTAEIALIEKYLRYKYAPPVNLGPDITAEYGFCPQTISAEKPWYVSYLWSTGETTSSITANQPGTYSVTVTDRFGYTSTDSIQLNYPGNLNFNESYTVCLGDSVLFDTGLPSATYDFLWNNGSTEPFLNVTQEGSVYFTVTDSNNCIFQSDTFEVLVDSFKNQISLGPDVQLCEGNSIELTTGAQLVQSYSWSTGSTNPSIVIDSTDTYILNVINSNGCQASDSIFVDIIGKSPNVSFTADSVCLGTETTFINQSQAILPDIITDYFWDFGNGQTDTVENPVYEFLNSGLHQVTLTASTAVGCNAEFSKEIVIYELPQAEFGFLGGCENIAVNFQSLSSAATGDSIVAVNWNFGDSNTASGIEVSNTYVNAGNYNVEIDILTANGCTANFNDSVTVVSPADAQDVANFTGFQPTNNFITTENEVSFEWNTAKNALYYRLQISEVESFSTILIDTLVNTNAIDINLTDNQDYYWRVRAFNICDDFAETPSRKFTLLWLADEVASLSLWLRADDVQLGSGNNVSEWLDLSGNNHNVLQTVSARQPTVVSGSILNNQPTINFNGSQFLDGGNILNIGTDSRTFFVVGNMTSNTGTFFAKSILTGNPNRYALFSLNSQLTMQYRDSGNRDITTPKQNNNFSFFKGVNKRSINTNSFFYNNTLKGTSNIIGSHDMTSPNRFLVGAYNNTTDDGETYHLNGNISEIIFINSTDSTEIALIEKYLQFKYSPPVNLGPDISVDYGFCAQPLSAEKPWFVSYLWSNGDTTSSTSVNSTGVYAVTVTDMFGFTSTDSIKVNFPGQFLEDAFILCQNETFEYDLGIDQGYSFAWSDGSINNNITIDSAGTYFVTVSDTLGCSYTDSVVVVIDSFVTQASLGPDIDLCTGNTLSLESGSSEAVSYLWNNGESGSSIVVFNSGDYWVEVRNANACVARDTINITIIGDAPNVDFITNPACVDEAINLIDLTTVNPPSTLTNWYWDFGDGNTDSVSNPIFAYSQAGTYTIDLTIETSDGCFGSASRTIEVNPKPTASFNAGLSCGGNLLNFNNLSTAPPGGFLTTNNWTFDTLGTSTAFNPSFIFPEGGFYDVSLEVTSNNGCSAEFSREIEVYPSINANFSVENTCIGSPTIFKDITPSFSIVSHQWNFGDAGGISFDSEAQHSYSSAGVYTVSMEVVNALGCRDTVTKNVTILPEPQPSFTPTELCAGIPFEFTDNSNLLGDSIVNSYYIIDGDTISGLHNPSITFEETGNQNITYVIETLNGCRVNLQENIIVNEAPVASFTMSPDFGASPLTVNFSNTSSGGNFYFWDLGTKGAVSNETNPEFTYTEDSVYTIKLIAEDFAGCKDTFSRQLNVAPALLDISIEELQVNQIIQDDGSLDAQMIVRLANLGTREINSFDIYFTLGDGSTVKESWEGTLNSGQVMNYVANASFFISGASSRQYICAEVRNPNGEIDERPENNRACKTLTNLIRIVNPYPNPSSDIVNLDIILPQREQIEVSIFNHQGQIISELFKERGNRGLNSYLINVSSLSSGQYYFQIRHLNENY